The following DNA comes from Pseudomonas sp. Tri1.
GCCACTTCGACAGGTGTGCGGCCTTTATTGGCAATGCGACGAATGACGCCTTTCATGTCGAACCCGGCTTTTTTGGCGGTTTCGACGATCTGTGGCAAAGGCTGGTGCTCGGCTTGCGACAATGCCCACATCGTTGTCGAGCGCATGCCGGAACGGCAATAGGCCAATATCGGTTTTGGCACGGATTCAAGCAACTTGCCGAACGCTACGCCTTGTTCGTCCGTGACCTTGCCGGACTCGGCGGGCAGATAGTGGGCTTCAATACCTATCGCTTGGGCCACACGTTTGATCTCGGCAAACAACGGCTGATCGCTGCCTTCACCGTCCGGGCGGTTACAAATGATGGCGCGAAAGCCGGCATTTTTGAGTTCATTCAACTGATTGGGAAAAATCTGCTCTGAAACCGATAAGCCGGGCGCAAGGTGGCGGATGTCCATACTGTCTCCGATCGGGAAGTTTTTCTTATAGAGGGCGTCAGAGCATGTTGAGCGGGATCTTGAGATAGCGCGTGCCGTTGGATTCGGGCTCGGGAAAGTGGCCGGCGCGCATGTTGACTTGCACCGAGGGCAGAATCAGTGTCGGCATGTCCATCGATGCGTCACGCTTGGTGCGCATCGCGACAAAGGCTTGCTCACTGATGCCGTTACGCACGTGGACATTGTCGGCGCGTTGTTCGGCCACCGTGCTGGCAAACTGCACCTCGCGGCCACCGGGCTGGTAATCGTGGCAGGTGTAGAGCACGGTGTTGGCCGGCAGGCTCAATACCTTGTTGATGGATTGAAACAACGCGCGGGCGTCCCCACCCGGGAAATCGCATCGCGCGGTACCGTAGTCGGGCATGAACAAGGTGTCACCGATGAATGCAGCCGTTTCCAGGCCGTCGCTGATGACGTACGTCATGCAGGCCGGGGTATGGCCCGGTGTATGCAGCGCGCGGCATTGCAGTGCGCCGATCATGAAAGGTTCGTCGTCGACAAACAGGTGATCGAACTGGCTGCCATCGCGGGCCATCTCTGCACCGATATTGAACAGGCTGCCAAAGACTTCCTGCACAGCGGCAATGTGGCTGCCGATACCGATTTTGCCGCCGAGCTTTTCCTTCAAGTACGGTGCGGCGGTGAGGTGGTCGGCATGGACGTGGGTTTCGAGAATCCATTGGACCGTCGCGTTCAACGCGGCCACCCGGGCCATCAACTTGTCGGCAGAGGACGTCGTGGTACGACCCGACTTTGGGTCGTAATCCAGGACACTGTCGACCAGGGCGCAATAACCGGTCGATTCATCCAGCACAAGATAACTGACAGTGTGGGTCTCAGGATCGAAGAACCCTTCGACGTGCAATTTTACGGTCATGACCTGCCTCCTCTGGGACTCTAGCCGCTCAGAGAATACACAGAGCAATAAGTCTGCCATGCCAGGATCAAATTTTTGTTTGTGCTCAACTTATTGATTTTATTGGTTTTCAATTGAATTTTTGGCGATGTGTTTACCCGGGTTGATACCAGGTTACTGCCACTGGCAGTTTTTATTGGCATAGTGGCAGTGTCAATTTTAGCCAGGACAATGCACCGGAGCCGCGATGACCAACATTCTGCCGCCCATCCAAGAACACCTTCCGCATCCGGACCAGGTGCAGTCCCTGGTCTCGTTTCTCGAGCACGAACCACATCCGATGATCGTGCTTGATCCCGATTACAACATCCTGGCAGCGAACACGGCTTACCTGCGTCAGTTCGGCAGTGCCGACAAATCGTTTATCGGCCATAAGTGCTATCGGATCTCCCATCACTACGACGTCCCTTGCGACCAGGCCGGAGAGCATTGTCCGATGAAAAAGGCCAGGGAAATGCGTGGCCCGGATCGGGTCTTGCACATCCACCACACCCCCCGTGGGCCTGAGCACGTTGATGTGGAGCTGCGCCCGATCCTGGATGAGCACGGCGACATCACCGCTTACGTGGAACGTTTGACCCTGGTGCGCAGCGCGTCAGCCAGGCCTAGCAATGAGGGCTTGGTGGGCCATTCACCGGCCTTCAACCAGGCACTGTCGCAACTGCAGCGCGTCGCGCCATCGATGTTGCCGGTGTTGTTGCTGGGCGAGTCCGGCACAGGCAAGGAACTGTTCGCCAGGGCTGTTCATGAAACCAGTGACCGCGCCACCGGACCCTTTGTGGTGGTCGATTGCTCCGGGTTGACCGAAACGTTGTTCGAGAGCGAGCTGTTCGGCCATGAAAAAGGCGCGTTCACCGGCGCCACAATGCGCAAGCCGGGTCTGGTTGAAACGGCCCAGGGCGGTACGTTGTTTCTCGATGAGATCGGTGATGTTCCGCTGACCATGCAGGTGAAACTGCTGCGGTTGATTGAATCTGGAACCTATCGCCGTGTTGGCAGTGTCGAGACCCAGCATGCCAACTTCAGGTTGGTGGCGGCGACTCACAAACCGTTAGAGAAAATGGTGGAAAGTGGTGAGTTCAGGCAGGACCTGTACTACCGCATCAGTGTGTTTCCCATTCACTTACCCCCCTTGCGTAACCGGGTGGAAGACATCGGCTTGCTGGTGAACTCGTTTCTGCAACGTGCCGGTAGAGGCAAACGCCGGCTGACTATCGATTCCGCTGCCTTGAAGCAGCTGCAGCAGTTTTCCTGGCCGGGCAATATCCGTGAGCTGCGTAATGTCCTGGAAAGGGCCAGCCTGTTCGCCGATGACGGCGTGATTCACTCGGTGCAATTGCCCCAGGCCGCTGCGGTGCCTACCCCATCGGCTACGCCAGTGCTCGACAGCAGGACATTGGCGCAGGTGCTGGCAACTTTTAAAGGCACTCGCAGCGAACTGGCTGAACACTTGGGTGTGAGTGAACGCACGTTGTACCGCCGACTGAAAGAACAGGGTTTGTCCTGAAGGCCGTCAGCCCCGACTGCCATTGACTGCCACCTGGCAGGACTTTTTTCCTTTCCGAGTACCCGGGGCGAGCCTTGAGTGACAGTGACGAGGCACCGCTATGACATCACCACTCTCCACAGCCCATCCATCGTCACGTATTCATGTGCTGAGTTTGATTATTGCGGTGAGCATCATGTTGGCCTGCACACTTTACCCTCCCATGATGGCCACCCCTGCGGGGAAAGCTGATCACGCGCAGGCTGGTTAAAGTACTCGCGTTAAGCGCTGATGTACCAACGTCGGGGGCTTTGTGCCGGCTCATCCCAGTGAGGGCGTGGCACCCTTCGATTCGGTTAAACGCAGCCGAATCTGTTTTTCAATCTCGATGAGGGCAAAGAACGCCACACCAATCCCGATGACCAGCAGTCCGTCCATGAAAGGGACGGGCTGTGTGGCAAACACCTTTTGCAAGGTTGGCGCGTAGGTGATAGCCAATTGAGAGAGCGTGACGGTGATGACGGTCAGCCACACGACCTTTGTCCCGCGCACAGCCTTCCATGTCAGGGAGGTGCCGTAGATATTGCGTATGAAAAACAGGTGGAATACTTCCATCACGACCAACGTGTTGACCGCAAGGGTACGGGCCAACTCCACTGGATAACCGCGGTCGAGCGCATACGAAAAAATGCCGTAGACACCGCAGAGAAAAAGAATGGAAACCAGCACCATGTGCCAGACCAAGGCACCGCTGATCAAAGGTTCGTGCCTTGAGCGGGGAGGTCGGCGCATGCTGTTTTCTTCCGTCGGTTCGAACGCCAGGGCGATGCCGAGAGTTATTGCGGTAATCAGGTTGATCCACAAAATCTGTATGGCGGTCACAGGCAGCGTGAAGCCAAACAGCAGCGCGACGATGAGGGTCATTGTCTCGCCTGCGTTGGTGGGTAATGTCCAGCTCAAGACTTTCTTGATGTTGTCATAGACCGTCCGTCCTTCACGCACCGCGGCCACGATAGAGGCGAAGTTGTCATCGGCCAGCACCAGGTCCGCGGCCTCTTTTGCGGCCTCACTGCCTTTGTCACCCATGGCGATACCGGCGTCTGCGCGCTTGAGTGCTGGCGCGTCGTTGACGCCATCGCCAGTCATTGCCACGGTCATGCCGTTCGATTGCAGCAACGTCACCAACCTGAGCTTATGTTCAGGGCTGGTACGGGCGAAGATGTTCACCTCCTTTAACGCTTCCTTCAGTACGGCGTCGTTCATGGTGTCCAGGTCGAGGCCGGTCAGAACCCTGTCGGGATTTTGCAGGCCAATCTGATAACCGATGGCGCTGGCGGTGCCGGAGTGGTCCCCGGTGATCATTTTCACGGCAATACCGGCCGTCCGGCACTGTGCAACGGCCTGCCTTGTCTGCGCGCGGGGCGGGTCGATCATTCCCACCAGGCCAAGCAGCGTCAGCGTCCCTTGCACGTCACCTAATTCCAATACGGTGTGCTCGGGCTGTACTGGCCTGATGGCAAACGCCAGGACGCGATGACCTTTGCTGGCAATGGCATTGGCCTGTTTGTGCCAGTAGGCGGTATCGAGCCGTTCAGTCGCGCCGGTGCTGCCGCGTTGTTGCGTGCACATGGCCAGGATCTGCTCGGGCGCACCTTTGACATAAATCGCCGCTTGCCGCTCATGGTTGTGGTGCAGCGTTGCCATGAAGCGGTGTTTCGCGTCGAACGGTATGGCATCGGTACGAACCCAGGTGCGTCGCGCTTGTTCGTGGTCGATTCCGGCTTTTGCGCAAAACGCCAGCAAGGCGCCCTCCATCGGATCGCCCTCGACCTTCCAGGCTTGCTCATGCTGCCTCAGCGCGGCGTCGTTGCAGAGGCTGGCCGCTTGCCCGAGTTCGGCCAGTGCCGGGTGATTGGAGGTATCAATCAACTGATCCTCCAGGTTCATGTTTCCGGTTGGCTGATACCCCACACCGTCGACGCTGAAGGTCAGGTCACTGATGACAACCGACGCCACCATCATTTCGTTGCGGGTGAGGGTACCGGTTTTGTCCGTGCAGATGACGGATACCGAACCCAGTGTTTCGATGGCCGGCAGGCGCCGGACGATGGCATTGCGACGGGCCATCGCCCGCACCCCGACCGCCAGGGTAATCGTGAGTACGGCGGGCAACCCTTCGGGTATCGCGGCGACGGACATCCCCACCACGACCATGAAGATCTCGGTGAAGGGGTAATGCCTGACGAAGTGACCGTAGATGAGTAACAGAGCCGCGACCGAGAGAATCAATATCGTCAGCCAGCGCGCGAAAACGTGCATTTGCTGCACCAGCGGCGTCGTCAGAGCCTCTACGCCTGACAGCAGTGTGCTGATGCGCCCGATTTCGGCTGATGTCGCGGTCGCAACCACGACCCCAGAGGCCTGCCCACAGGTGACCAGGGTGCCGCTGAATGCCATGCAGGCACGGTCACCCAGGGCCGCTTCACGTCGCACCGGTTCGGTATGCTTTTCAACGGGGGCGGATTCACCGGTCAGAATGGCTTCCTGGATCTGCAGCCTGTTTGTGCGCAGCAGGCGAAGATCAGCCGGTACTTTGTCGCCGGCCTCCAGCAAAACGATATCGCCTGGTACCAGCTCCTCGCCTGCGACACTCAAGCGTTCGCCGCCACGAACCACCGCTGCGCGCGGTGCCAGCATCTGCCGGATGGCGTCCATGGCTTGTTCTGCCTTGCCTTCCTGGGCGTAGCCAATGATTGCATTGGCAAGCACCACCGCAAGAATGACCACCGTGTCCCACAGATGCTGCAACAGGGCAGTCATCGCTGCGCACGCCAGCAGCACATAAATAAGAATGTTGTGGAACTGCAACAGGAACCGCAGCCACGCGGGGCGTCGAGCTGATGCAGGCAGGCGATTGAAGCCCGTGCGCGCGAGTCGAGCTTGAACCTCGAGCTCGTTCAGCCCGACATGCTCGTCGACCTCTAATAGGCCCAGCACCCGTTCTGCGGACTGCGTGTGCCAAGCCAGCGGACCGGTGGGCATCGCGGATTGCTCCGGTCGCTTCATCAAGCTTCCCATGCGCACAGGCCCATTGTTGGCCGGTCATCGATGATGACCGTGGTTTCAGCCAATCTGTTGGGGGGCAATCACCCACAAGCTGCAGGGCATCTTGTACAACAGGCCCTCCACGGTGCTGCCAATCAGTTTGTCCAGGGTGCCGTAGCGCACGCGGCCCATGACGATGACATCGATATCGTGGGAGGCGGCGTAGCTGGCCAGCACCTTGGCCGGGTCGCCCATGATCATGCGCCGCTGTTCCGGGGCGATACCGTTGCGTTCGGCCAACGCATCGAAGGTTGCGCCTTGGGATTCGTAGAGCTGTCGGGCCAGGGCCGAGGAGAAGAACATCGAGCCATTGCCGAAACCATATTCGGCAGCGGTGATGGACGAAAGATCATAGGCGTAGATGACTTCCAGCGTTGCGTCGCAGCTGAGGGCCAATTTGTTGGCTTCGCTCAGGATCCGATCGTTCAGGCCTTCATAACGTCCGTCGTGATGGAAGGGGTCGACGGCGGCAAGAATTTTGCGCGGGCGAGCGTGGCTGACTTTGTTGACGAAGTGCAGCGGGACTTCGCACTCGTGCAGCAGATGCACGTCCAGCGGCGTGAACATCAGGCGCGAGAACCAGGATTCTGGGGACACCGTCTTGATCAGCGCATCCATTGGCTGCTCCTTGAGGTGAATCAGAATTTCCTGCAGTGGCCGCTCGACCCAAGTGACTTCTGTGGTGACTTCGATGCCAAGTTTGCGTAGCGGCCTGGCCTGTTCCTCCAGCCAGTGCCGATGGCGTTCAATGTAGCCCAGGCGCATCTCCTCCAAGGCCTGCTCATTGACCAGGCCGGCCGTGGCCAGGCCCTCAAGGTAGTCGAAAGCCACTATATGCAGCGCTGCGCCTTCGGCCTTGGCCAGGGCGGCCGCCCGATCGAAGGCCGGGTTGTGTTCCATCAGGGGCGAGACGACTAACATCAAGCGTGATTGCGTAGACATGACAAACCTCCCGGGCAAGGACCTGTTGGCACCGGGCGACGGTTCGCTCGGCGTGGTGTCTGGCTTTGATCATGTCCTCTGCGGGCGGCGGCAACTTGATTTGCATCAAACTCACCTGAAAGCGCTCTGCCGATCGCTGCGGCACCGGGCATTGGCGCGTAGATTGATCATGATCAATCTTTCCAGAACAAGCGCGAAGCAGGCTCGGGTTTTACCCTGAATTCAGGTACAACTGGGCCTACCGTCCTAGAGTCATCGTCATGATCGAAACCTTGGGCTTTGCCAATGCTGCTGCGGCACTGGGCGTCGGCCTTCTGGTGGGGCTCGAGCGCGAGCGGCGCAAAGGCGAGGGCGACAGGCGTGATTTCGCCGGCCTGCGTACCTTTGCCGTCACCGCTTTGCTGGGTTATGTCACGTTCCGGGTCGGTGGCCCGTTATTGCTTGGGTTCATCGCGCTTTCGCTGGGAGCTGTGGTGACTGCGGCGTATTGGCGAAACCTCGACAAAGACCCCGGTATCACCAGCGAGGTGGCGTTGTTCGCGGTGTTGGCATTGGGCGCGCTCTGCGTGAGCGCGCCGGCGCTGGCGATAGCGATTGGTGTGGTGATGGCCGGGCTGCTCGCCAGCCGCCAGACGTTGCATCACTTTGCCCGCAGCCAATTGACCGCCGACGAGCTGCGCGACGGCCTGATACTGTTGATTGCCGTGCTGGTCGTGCTACCCCTGGCGCCGGATCGTTACCTCGGGCCTTACAATGCAATCAACCTGCGCACCATTTGCACCCTGACGGTCATGCTCATGGCCGTGGGCGCGCTGGGGCATGTCGCGGTGCGCACCCTCGGCACCCGCTACGGCTACCCCCTCGGCGCGATTGCCTCGGGGTTCGCCTCCGCCACGGTGACCATCGCATCCATGGGAAACATCGCCGCGAAACAGCCAACCCATCTCAAGGTGCTGAGTGCTGCCGCGGTGTTATCCAACCTGGCGACCCTGGCTCAAATGGCGCTGATCCTCAGTGCCGTGGAACCCGCCCTGTTGCGTTGGATGTGGGGGCCTTTGCTCTGCGGCACGCTGATGACATTGCTCTGCGGCGGTATGCTGATGCTCTCTCGTTCCAGGGGGCGGGCCGATGAGCCGATCAAGGCGGGTGGGGCGTTCAGCCTGAAATTGGCATTGACGGTGACGCTCATGATGACCGGGATTACCGTCCTGTCGTCGGCGATGCTCGACTTGTTCGGGCAGACCGGGGTGGTCGTGACCGCGGTTTTCAGCGGGCTGGCCGACGCCCATGCCTCGACAGCCTCTATCGCTTCCCTGGCGAAGGCCGGGTTGTTGCCCTTCGACGGCATCGCGGTGCCGGTCTTGATGGCGCTGAGCAGCAACTCCCTGAGTAAATGCGCGGTGGCTTGGTTCAGTGGCGGGCGCGGTTTCGCCGCCTATGTCATTCCCGCTCAGGTGCTGGTGACGCTGGCAATGTGGGCTGGGCTTGCGGCCCAGCGATTCGCTTGAGTGATGGCAGTTTGATGAAGATCAAGTCCTGTGCTTGGCATGCGTCCATTCTGGAACCCTCAATCCTTTAAGTGGCAGCCGCCACGTGCCGAGGTGTTCCATGTCCCAGACTCAACGTTTGTTGTTATTGGCGCCTGACGCCATGATCCGTACGCCAGCCTTCGACCGCGCCACCGAACTGGCCCTGGCCCTGGATTTGCCCCTGCACATCGTTGCGATCGATTACCTGGACTTGCTTTCGGTGGCCGGTCTTTTCGCCCCGGAGCAGGTCAAGCAAGCGCGTGAGGGCTACCTGGAAACCCATCGGCATTGGCTGTGGCAACAGGCCGAGGTGGCGCGTCGACACGGAGCGGAGGTGACCTGCGAAGTGGTTTGGGGCAAGGATCCCTATCAAGCTTTGCAGCAATATGCCAAAGAGATGCCATTGGCGCTGATCATCAAGGACGCCCAGCCGGAACCGGCGATGAAACGGATCTTTTTCACGCCGCTGGACTGGCGCTTGCTGCGTGACTGTCCGGTGCCGGTGCACCTGGTCACGGACGTCCGCCACCCCCGGCCCCGGCGGATCCTGGCGATTGTCGATGTGCTGCGCAGTGAAGACCAGGACCTGGTGTTCAACGACCAGATCGTCGACGCCGCCGTGAAGCTGGCTGAACAGTGCAACGCCCAGGTCGAGTTGCTACACGCTTTCGACTGGACGGCGGTATACACATCGGACATGGGCATCGGCGCGCTGCCCCTGGCCACCGGGCTCTACGAAGCGTTGGGCAAGGCGCAGCACGAGGTATTCGAGTCCCTGGCCGAGCGCCATGGGGTCGAGCCGCAGCAGCGTCATTTCATTGAAGGCACGCCATTGAACAGCATCTGCACGTTCGCCGCTGATCATCAGATCGATGTGATCGTCATGGGCACCACTGAGCATCGTGGCCTGGATCGGCGTCTGGGCACCACCGCCGAACTCATCTTGCAACGGGCACCCTGCAGCGTGTTGGCGATCAAGCCGCAGGAGTAGGGGGCGGCAACTTCGCGCGGGGCCTCGATGTGCGGCCCCGCGCCAGTGTTGTGGCTAGAGATAGAGACGGTGGATGACCTGCCGGGTGTCCTCGGGGTCGGAACGGGTTTCAAACCCCAGGCTATGGGCCAGGTCACGCATGGGGGCGTTGCTGGCGGCGTCGATGGAGTACATCTGGCGATAGCCGTTTTTCCGCGCGGTATCAATCAAATGCTCCATCAACAATGTCCCCAGCCCCAGGTTCTGCCAGGGATCGGCGACGGTCACGGCGCACTCGCATTCGTGCTCGCCGGTCGCGCAATAGCGGCTGACACCGATCTCGATCAACTGGCCGTTGTCATGGACCAGGGCAATGTAGGCCATGCGCGTCTTGCAATCGATATCCATCAACTGGTCGAGCATGGCGGTGCCTGGCTCATTGATTTGCGCCAGGAAACGCATGTGCCGGGACTCCGGCGACAGGCGCTTGATGAAGTCATATTCGCGCTGGCGGTCTTCATCGCGCAGCGGCCTGATCAACACATGGCGGCCGTCCTTGAGTGCCTGGATCCAGTGCTTGCCGCTGATGCTGGCATACAGGGCAGCGGCACGTTCGTTGTGGTCTTTGACAGTGAGCATGATGTGATCCTCCTTCGGATTCGAAGCTGCGTTGCGGCAAGAAAGGCTACGCATTCGGTACTGTTCTACGCCCACAGCGGCGATGGATTCTGATCTGGATCAGTCCTCGTGTGCCCAGCTGTCGATTGCCCCGTAGTTGATTCAGATCAAACCGCTTGGGGCGTTGATGGGCGCACGCTGCAAGTCGCGCCGCAACGCGCCGGCGCGAGCTTTCCGATCCGAGGTGAACAACCCGATGGAGGTATGTGATGGGGCAATACCAGCGCCTGCTCTTGATCGTCGAACCCGATCTGCATCCTTGCGCGGCGATGCGACGGGCCTGTGCCCTGGCCAGGGCCAGTGGCGCCGAGCTGCATTTATGCGCCTTCGTTCAGCCGCCACCGCGCACCCACTTGTGGGGTGAAAAAATCGACCAGGCGACGATCCAGCGCTATTTGCACCGTTACCGTCGCTGGATGGTGGAGGAGTCCGCACTGCTCAGGGAGGAAGGGTTGGCGGTGACGACACACGTGGTGTGGACCATTCATCCGCTGCTGGACATTCTGCGCTACGTCGAACAGTTCCAGCCCGACCTGTTGATCAAGGACGTCACCCTCGAACCTTTGCTCAAGCGCGTTTTCGCCACGCCGCTGGATTGTCATCTGTTGCGCGACTGCCCGGTTCCCGTGCATTTGGTCAACCAGGCGGTGCACGGTTTGCCGCGCCGGGTGGTGGCTGCGGTGGATCCCTCGGATCCCGAGGCCAATGCCTTGAACGAGCGCATCGTCCAGACGGCCGCTGCCTTGGCCCGGCAATGCGATGCTTCGTTGCACCTGCTGTATGCCTGCGACCTGTCGCCGGCCTTCAACGGCGAAGCCTCATTACTGGCCGGGGCCTGGGATGAGGACTTTGCCGACGCCTTGCGCGAATCGTTGCATGCGGCGTTCATCAACCTCGCCGAACATTGTGAGGTGCCGGCCGAGCGCCGGCACTTCGTCATCGGCCTGCCCGTGCCGGTGATTCATGAATTCCTCGAGGAGTTCGAGGTGGACGTGGTGGTGATGGGCACCGTGCACCGTGCCGGTCTAGAGCGTTTGATCGGCAGTACGACGGAGCGGGCCCTGTATTCGGTGCCGGGCAGTCTGCTGGCGGTCAAGGGATGAGCACGATGGCCCCGTTGACCTGGCCGCTCCTCAGGCGCTCCAGGGCTTGGTTGGCTTGCTCCAGTGGGTAGCAGGTCACGTTGCAATGCACGGGCGTGCGCTGGATCTGCTCGAAAAACGCCACGCCGTCCGCGCGAGTCAGGTTGGCCACTGAGCGCACGCTGCGCTCCTGCCATAACAGGCGATAGGGGAAGGCTGGGATGTCGCTCATGTGAATGCCGGCACACACCACGCAGCCGCCTTTGGCGGTGGCTTGCAAGGCCAGCGGCACCAGGGCGCCGACGGGGGCGAATATCAGGCTGGCGTCCAGCAAGTGTGGAGGTGCCTGATCCGATGGCCCGGCCCAGGTCGCGCCCAGCGAACGGGCATAGTCCTGGCCGCTGTCATCACCGGGGCGAGTGAAGGCATAGACCTGCTGACCCCGGCCCACAGCGACCTGGATCGCCAGGTGTGCAGCGGCGCCGAAACCATAAAGACCGAGGTGAGGGGCGTTTTGCGCCATCTGCAAGGCCCGGAAACCGATCAACCCGGCACACAGCAAGGGCGCCGCTTCGGCGGCCTCCAGCGTGTCAGGAAGAGGAAAGCAGAACCGCGCATCGGCGACGGTGTAATCGGCATAACCACCGTCCAACTGGCAACCGGTGAACAGCGCCTGGTCGCACAGGTTCTCTCGGCCCGAGCGGCAGAACTCACATACACCGCACGTCCACCCCAGCCAGGGCACGCCTACGCGCTGGCCTATCCAGTCCGAGGCCACCTGTGGGCCAACGGCGATCACTTCACCGACAATCTCGTGGCCCGGCACCCGCGGCAACCGGGCCTGGGGCAGTTCACCGTCAAACAGATGCAAGTCGGTGCGGCACACACCGCAGGCTTGCACCTTGATCAGCATTTGCCCGGCGGCCGGCGTCGGTCGCGCACGTTGTTCCAGTTGCAAGGGTTGCCCGGGCGTGTGCAGGACCATGGCGCGCATGAGCATTCTCCTGTGTGAGCGGGCGCTCGCCCTGCCGGCGAGCGGCGCCAGACCATCGAGCAAGCACCTTGTATGACCTTAGCTCCTCTGGTTCTGATGTAAATCAAGTCGCGCTCATTGCCGCGCTCCAGAATCAGGCATGGCAAGCCGTTCGAGAACGGCAAAGGCGGTCAGCCGACGAAGTGGAATCCGGCCGGGTTTTTGTGCTCCACCTGCCAACCCTGTTTCTTGCGGAGGACGTGATGAGCGATTTTCTCAGCCCCGACCAACTGGAAGGCATTGACGCCTACTGGCGTGCGTCCAATTACCTGGCCGTGGGGCAGATCTACCTCAAGGACAACCCCTTGCTGCGCAAACCGCTGCAACAGGGGCACGTCAAACCTCGCTTGCTCGGCCACTGGGGCACGACGCCGGGGTTGAATCTGATTTACGTGCACCTCAATCACCTGATCAAAACCCATGACCTGAACATGATCCTGGTTACCGGCCCCGGTCACGGTGCCCCGGCCATCGTTGCCCAGAGTTACCTGGAGGGCAGCTTCACCCAGTGTTATCCCGCGGTGGAGCAGAACGAAAACGGGATGCTGCGTCTGTTCCGGCAATTTTCCTGGCCTTATGGGTTGTCCAGCCATGTTTCGGCGCAGATTCCCGGCTCTACCCATGAAGGCGGGGAGTTGGGGTATTCCCTGGCCCATGCCTATGGGGCGGCATTCGATAACCCGGACCTGATCGTAGCCTGCGTCATCGGCGACGGTGAGGCCGAAACCGGTACGTTGGCGGCGAGCTGGCATTCCAACAAGTTCCTCAACCCCCGGCGCGATGGCGCCGTATTGCCCATCCTGCATCTCAACGGTTTCAAGATCGCCAACCCCACGCTGCTTTCGCGCATCAGCGAAGACGAGCTGTCGGCCCTGATGTATGGCTACGGCTACGATCCTTATTTTGTCGAAGGCGATGATCCACAAGCAGTGCACCAGCAGTTGGCCAGGACC
Coding sequences within:
- a CDS encoding universal stress protein — protein: MSQTQRLLLLAPDAMIRTPAFDRATELALALDLPLHIVAIDYLDLLSVAGLFAPEQVKQAREGYLETHRHWLWQQAEVARRHGAEVTCEVVWGKDPYQALQQYAKEMPLALIIKDAQPEPAMKRIFFTPLDWRLLRDCPVPVHLVTDVRHPRPRRILAIVDVLRSEDQDLVFNDQIVDAAVKLAEQCNAQVELLHAFDWTAVYTSDMGIGALPLATGLYEALGKAQHEVFESLAERHGVEPQQRHFIEGTPLNSICTFAADHQIDVIVMGTTEHRGLDRRLGTTAELILQRAPCSVLAIKPQE
- a CDS encoding GNAT family N-acetyltransferase, encoding MLTVKDHNERAAALYASISGKHWIQALKDGRHVLIRPLRDEDRQREYDFIKRLSPESRHMRFLAQINEPGTAMLDQLMDIDCKTRMAYIALVHDNGQLIEIGVSRYCATGEHECECAVTVADPWQNLGLGTLLMEHLIDTARKNGYRQMYSIDAASNAPMRDLAHSLGFETRSDPEDTRQVIHRLYL
- a CDS encoding universal stress protein, encoding MGQYQRLLLIVEPDLHPCAAMRRACALARASGAELHLCAFVQPPPRTHLWGEKIDQATIQRYLHRYRRWMVEESALLREEGLAVTTHVVWTIHPLLDILRYVEQFQPDLLIKDVTLEPLLKRVFATPLDCHLLRDCPVPVHLVNQAVHGLPRRVVAAVDPSDPEANALNERIVQTAAALARQCDASLHLLYACDLSPAFNGEASLLAGAWDEDFADALRESLHAAFINLAEHCEVPAERRHFVIGLPVPVIHEFLEEFEVDVVVMGTVHRAGLERLIGSTTERALYSVPGSLLAVKG
- a CDS encoding zinc-dependent alcohol dehydrogenase family protein, translated to MRAMVLHTPGQPLQLEQRARPTPAAGQMLIKVQACGVCRTDLHLFDGELPQARLPRVPGHEIVGEVIAVGPQVASDWIGQRVGVPWLGWTCGVCEFCRSGRENLCDQALFTGCQLDGGYADYTVADARFCFPLPDTLEAAEAAPLLCAGLIGFRALQMAQNAPHLGLYGFGAAAHLAIQVAVGRGQQVYAFTRPGDDSGQDYARSLGATWAGPSDQAPPHLLDASLIFAPVGALVPLALQATAKGGCVVCAGIHMSDIPAFPYRLLWQERSVRSVANLTRADGVAFFEQIQRTPVHCNVTCYPLEQANQALERLRSGQVNGAIVLIP